The Struthio camelus isolate bStrCam1 chromosome 12, bStrCam1.hap1, whole genome shotgun sequence genome includes a window with the following:
- the HDDC3 gene encoding guanosine-3',5'-bis(diphosphate) 3'-pyrophosphohydrolase MESH1 isoform X1, with amino-acid sequence MGSEAARLLEAADFAARKHKAQRRKDPEGTPYINHPIGVARILTHEAGVTDIVVLQAALLHDTVEDTDTTFSEIEEWFGEEVRRVVEEVTDDKTLPKMERKRLQIEHAPNCSPRAKLVKLADKLHNLRDLNRCTPAGRAPAPALAGGSPAAGTAAARPRSPALAAAAPLPRAAPSAAELRVGTSAVSQRALTERGSRWLTVPLPSLLRRPMARGCSSIWGRWTGPQPLA; translated from the exons aTGGGCTCCGAGGCGGCGCGGCTGCTGGAGGCGGCCGACTTCGCGGCCAGGAAGCACAAGGCGCAGCGGCGGAAGGACCCCGAGGGCACCCCCTACATCAACCACCCCATCG GCGTAGCCAGGATTTTGACCCACGAGGCTGGCGTGACGGACATTGTTGTGCTGCAG GCTGCTCTCCTGCACGACACGGTGGAGGACACGGACACCACGTTCTCTGAGATCGAAGAGTGGtttggggaagaggtgaggcGTGTAGTGGAGGAGGTGACCGATGATAAGACGCTGCCAAAGATGGAGCGGAAGCGCCTGCAGATAGAGCACGCGCCCAACTGCAGCCCAAGGGCCAAGCTGGTGAAGTTGGCAGACAAGCTGCACAACCTGCGTGACCTGAACCGCTGCACCCCAGCAGGTAGAGCACCCGCCCCAGCCCTGGCAGGtggcagcccggctgccggcaccgcagcagcgcggccgcggagcccggCTTTAGCCGCAGCAGCTCCGCTCCCGAGAGCGGCCCCCAGCGCTGCAGAGCTTCGCGTTGGCACCTCCGCAGTGTCACAGAGAGCTCTGACGGAGCGGGGCAGCCGCTGGCTCACGGTGCCGTTACCATCGCTCCTAAGGAGACCGATGGCAAGGGGCTGCTCCTCTATCTGGGGCCGCTGGACtggtccccagcccctggcatGA
- the VPS33B gene encoding vacuolar protein sorting-associated protein 33B isoform X1: protein MAFAGRRDAPEPPDFAILKRLARDQLIYLLEQLPGKKDLFIEADLMSPLDRIANVSILKQHEVDKLYKVENRPSTSTSDQFCFLIRPRIKTMKYIADIVNADKMAGRSRKYKIIFSPQKFYACEMVLEEEGVFGDVTCDEWSFYLLPLDDDIISMELPEFFRDYFLEGDHRWINSVARALQLLNSLYGPFSKAYGIGRCAKMSYELWRDLEEESEGDSQGRKPEIGNIFLMDRDTDYVTALCSQVVYEGLVDDTFRIKCGSVDFGPEVTSSDKSIKVLLNSQDKVFSQIRNEHFSSVFGFLSQKSRNLQAQYDRRRGMDIKQMKNFVSQELKGLKQEHRLLSLHIGACESIMKKKTKQDFQEMIKTEHSLLEGFDIRESTSFIEEHIDRQVSPIESLRLMCLLSITENGLIPKDYRSLKTQYLQSYGPEHLLTFHNLKRIGLLTEQSPGETLTAVESKVSKLVTDRAAGKITDAFNSLARKSNFRGISKKLGLIPRVDGEYDLKMPRDMAYVFSGAYVPLSCKIIEQVLERKSWLGLEEVVRLLNGNEFSVTESAVEDSPAWESQRIILAVFLGGCTFSEIAALRFLGKEKGYKFIFLTTAITNSARMLEAMIETKA from the exons atGGCCTTCGCCGGCCGCCGCGACGCGCCCGAGCCGCCCGACTTCGCCATCCTCAAGCGGCTGGCGAGGGACCAGCTCATCTACCTGCTGGAGCag ctccccgGCAAGAAGGACCTGTTCATCGAGGCCGACCTGATGAGCCCCCTGGACCGCATCGCCAACGTCTCCATTCTCAAG cagcacGAGGTGGACAAGCTGTACAAAGTGGAGAACaggcccagcaccagcaccagtgACCA GTTCTGCTTCCTCATCCGGCCACGGATCAAAACCATGAAGTACATTGCTG ATATTGTCAATGCTGATAAGATGGCAGGGAGGAGCCGGAAGTACAAGATTATCTTCAGCCCCCAGAAG TTTTACGCTTGCGAGATGGTGCTGGAGGAAGAGGGTGTCTTTGGTG ATGTGACCTGTGACGAATGGTCCTTCTACCTGCTCCCCCTGGACGATGACATCATCAGCATGGAGCTGCCTGAGTTCTTCCGTGACTACTTCTTG gaaggagatcACCGCTGGATCAACTCTGTTGCTCGAGCCCTGCAGTTACTGAACTCCCTCTATGGGCCTTTCAGCAAGGCTTATGGGATTGGCAGGTGTGCCAAG ATGAGCTATGAGTTGTGGCGGGACCTGGAGGAGGAGAGTGAGGGCGACAGCCAGGGCAGGAAGCCTGAGATTGGCAACATCTTTCTCATGGACAGAG ACACAGACTACGTCACAGCGTTGTGCTCCCAGGTGGTATACGAGGGGCTGGTGGACGACACCTTCCGTATCAAGTGTG GGAGTGTGGATTTTGGGCCAGAGGTCACCTCTTCTGACAAGAGTATTAAGGTGCTGCTCAACTCCCAGGACAAG GTCTTCAGCCAGATACGGAACGAGCATTTCTCCAGTGTGTTTGGCTTCCTGAGTCAAAAGTCACGTAACCTGCAGGCACAGTATGAC CGGCGCCGTGGGATGGACATCAAGCAGATGAAGAACTTtgtctcccaggagctgaagggacTAAAGCAAGAGCATCGCCTGCTGAGTCTGC ATATTGGTGCCTGTGAGTCcatcatgaaaaagaaaaccaagcaaGACTTTCAGGAGATGATCAAGACTGAACACT CTTTGCTGGAGGGTTTTGACATCCGCGAGAGCACCAGCTTCATAGAGGAGCACATTGACCGACAG GTGTCCCCCATTGAGAGCCTACGCTTGATGTGCCTGTTGTCCATCACTGAGAATG GTCTCATCCCCAAAGACTACCGCTCCCTGAAAACCCAGTACCTGCAG AGCTACGGGCCTGAGCACTTGCTGACCTTCCACAACCTCAAGCGCATCGGGCTGCTGACTGAGCAGTCTCCTGGAGAGACCCTGactgctgtggagagcaaagtcAGCAAGCTGGTGACAGACCGAGCCGCAG GAAAAATCACAGATGCGTTTAATTCTTTGGCCAGGAAGAGCAATTTTCGAGGCATAAGCAAGAAGCTGGGGTTG ATTCCCCGGGTGGATGGAGAGTATGACCTGAAAATGCCACGGGATATGGCGTATGTTTTCAGTGGGGCCTACGTCCCCCTGAGCTGCAAGATCATTGAACAG GTGCTGGAGCGCAAAAGTTGGCTGGGCCTGGAGGAAGTTGTGCGACTGCTCAATGGCAATGAGTTTTCTGTTACAG agagtgctgtggaggaCAGTCCTGCCTGGGAGTCTCAGCGCATCATCCTCGCGGTCTTCTTAGGAGGCTGCACCTTCTCTGAAATCGCTGCTCTTCGCTtcttggggaaggagaaag GGTACAAGTTCATCTTCCTGACAACGGCCATTACGAACAGCGCGCGGATGCTGGAGGCCATGATCGAGACAAAGGCCTGA
- the HDDC3 gene encoding guanosine-3',5'-bis(diphosphate) 3'-pyrophosphohydrolase MESH1 isoform X2, with translation MGSEAARLLEAADFAARKHKAQRRKDPEGTPYINHPIGVARILTHEAGVTDIVVLQAALLHDTVEDTDTTFSEIEEWFGEEVRRVVEEVTDDKTLPKMERKRLQIEHAPNCSPRAKLVKLADKLHNLRDLNRCTPAGWSAQRVQEYFGWAARVVGGLRGTSPPLEAALQQLFEERGVPL, from the exons aTGGGCTCCGAGGCGGCGCGGCTGCTGGAGGCGGCCGACTTCGCGGCCAGGAAGCACAAGGCGCAGCGGCGGAAGGACCCCGAGGGCACCCCCTACATCAACCACCCCATCG GCGTAGCCAGGATTTTGACCCACGAGGCTGGCGTGACGGACATTGTTGTGCTGCAG GCTGCTCTCCTGCACGACACGGTGGAGGACACGGACACCACGTTCTCTGAGATCGAAGAGTGGtttggggaagaggtgaggcGTGTAGTGGAGGAGGTGACCGATGATAAGACGCTGCCAAAGATGGAGCGGAAGCGCCTGCAGATAGAGCACGCGCCCAACTGCAGCCCAAGGGCCAAGCTGGTGAAGTTGGCAGACAAGCTGCACAACCTGCGTGACCTGAACCGCTGCACCCCAGCAG GCTGGTCGGCGCAGCGCGTGCAGGAGTACTTCGGCTGGGCGGCGCGGGTGGTCGGCGGCCTGCGCGGGACGAGCCCGCCGCTGGAGGCGGCGCTGCAGCAGCTCTTCGAGGAGCGCGGCGTCCCGCTGTga
- the VPS33B gene encoding vacuolar protein sorting-associated protein 33B isoform X2, which yields MAFAGRRDAPEPPDFAILKRLARDQLIYLLEQLPGKKDLFIEADLMSPLDRIANVSILKQHEVDKLYKVENRPSTSTSDQFCFLIRPRIKTMKYIADIVNADKMAGRSRKYKIIFSPQKFYACEMVLEEEGVFGDVTCDEWSFYLLPLDDDIISMELPEFFRDYFLEGDHRWINSVARALQLLNSLYGPFSKAYGIGRCAKMSYELWRDLEEESEGDSQGRKPEIGNIFLMDRDTDYVTALCSQVVYEGLVDDTFRIKCGSVDFGPEVTSSDKSIKVLLNSQDKVFSQIRNEHFSSVFGFLSQKSRNLQAQYDRRRGMDIKQMKNFVSQELKGLKQEHRLLSLHIGACESIMKKKTKQDFQEMIKTEHSLLEGFDIRESTSFIEEHIDRQVSPIESLRLMCLLSITENGLIPKDYRSLKTQYLQSYGPEHLLTFHNLKRIGLLTEQSPGETLTAVESKVSKLVTDRAAGKITDAFNSLARKSNFRGISKKLGLIPRVDGEYDLKMPRDMAYVFSGAYVPLSCKIIEQGV from the exons atGGCCTTCGCCGGCCGCCGCGACGCGCCCGAGCCGCCCGACTTCGCCATCCTCAAGCGGCTGGCGAGGGACCAGCTCATCTACCTGCTGGAGCag ctccccgGCAAGAAGGACCTGTTCATCGAGGCCGACCTGATGAGCCCCCTGGACCGCATCGCCAACGTCTCCATTCTCAAG cagcacGAGGTGGACAAGCTGTACAAAGTGGAGAACaggcccagcaccagcaccagtgACCA GTTCTGCTTCCTCATCCGGCCACGGATCAAAACCATGAAGTACATTGCTG ATATTGTCAATGCTGATAAGATGGCAGGGAGGAGCCGGAAGTACAAGATTATCTTCAGCCCCCAGAAG TTTTACGCTTGCGAGATGGTGCTGGAGGAAGAGGGTGTCTTTGGTG ATGTGACCTGTGACGAATGGTCCTTCTACCTGCTCCCCCTGGACGATGACATCATCAGCATGGAGCTGCCTGAGTTCTTCCGTGACTACTTCTTG gaaggagatcACCGCTGGATCAACTCTGTTGCTCGAGCCCTGCAGTTACTGAACTCCCTCTATGGGCCTTTCAGCAAGGCTTATGGGATTGGCAGGTGTGCCAAG ATGAGCTATGAGTTGTGGCGGGACCTGGAGGAGGAGAGTGAGGGCGACAGCCAGGGCAGGAAGCCTGAGATTGGCAACATCTTTCTCATGGACAGAG ACACAGACTACGTCACAGCGTTGTGCTCCCAGGTGGTATACGAGGGGCTGGTGGACGACACCTTCCGTATCAAGTGTG GGAGTGTGGATTTTGGGCCAGAGGTCACCTCTTCTGACAAGAGTATTAAGGTGCTGCTCAACTCCCAGGACAAG GTCTTCAGCCAGATACGGAACGAGCATTTCTCCAGTGTGTTTGGCTTCCTGAGTCAAAAGTCACGTAACCTGCAGGCACAGTATGAC CGGCGCCGTGGGATGGACATCAAGCAGATGAAGAACTTtgtctcccaggagctgaagggacTAAAGCAAGAGCATCGCCTGCTGAGTCTGC ATATTGGTGCCTGTGAGTCcatcatgaaaaagaaaaccaagcaaGACTTTCAGGAGATGATCAAGACTGAACACT CTTTGCTGGAGGGTTTTGACATCCGCGAGAGCACCAGCTTCATAGAGGAGCACATTGACCGACAG GTGTCCCCCATTGAGAGCCTACGCTTGATGTGCCTGTTGTCCATCACTGAGAATG GTCTCATCCCCAAAGACTACCGCTCCCTGAAAACCCAGTACCTGCAG AGCTACGGGCCTGAGCACTTGCTGACCTTCCACAACCTCAAGCGCATCGGGCTGCTGACTGAGCAGTCTCCTGGAGAGACCCTGactgctgtggagagcaaagtcAGCAAGCTGGTGACAGACCGAGCCGCAG GAAAAATCACAGATGCGTTTAATTCTTTGGCCAGGAAGAGCAATTTTCGAGGCATAAGCAAGAAGCTGGGGTTG ATTCCCCGGGTGGATGGAGAGTATGACCTGAAAATGCCACGGGATATGGCGTATGTTTTCAGTGGGGCCTACGTCCCCCTGAGCTGCAAGATCATTGAACAG GGGGTCTGA
- the VPS33B gene encoding vacuolar protein sorting-associated protein 33B isoform X3: MAGRSRKYKIIFSPQKFYACEMVLEEEGVFGDVTCDEWSFYLLPLDDDIISMELPEFFRDYFLEGDHRWINSVARALQLLNSLYGPFSKAYGIGRCAKMSYELWRDLEEESEGDSQGRKPEIGNIFLMDRDTDYVTALCSQVVYEGLVDDTFRIKCGSVDFGPEVTSSDKSIKVLLNSQDKVFSQIRNEHFSSVFGFLSQKSRNLQAQYDRRRGMDIKQMKNFVSQELKGLKQEHRLLSLHIGACESIMKKKTKQDFQEMIKTEHSLLEGFDIRESTSFIEEHIDRQVSPIESLRLMCLLSITENGLIPKDYRSLKTQYLQSYGPEHLLTFHNLKRIGLLTEQSPGETLTAVESKVSKLVTDRAAGKITDAFNSLARKSNFRGISKKLGLIPRVDGEYDLKMPRDMAYVFSGAYVPLSCKIIEQVLERKSWLGLEEVVRLLNGNEFSVTESAVEDSPAWESQRIILAVFLGGCTFSEIAALRFLGKEKGYKFIFLTTAITNSARMLEAMIETKA; the protein is encoded by the exons ATGGCAGGGAGGAGCCGGAAGTACAAGATTATCTTCAGCCCCCAGAAG TTTTACGCTTGCGAGATGGTGCTGGAGGAAGAGGGTGTCTTTGGTG ATGTGACCTGTGACGAATGGTCCTTCTACCTGCTCCCCCTGGACGATGACATCATCAGCATGGAGCTGCCTGAGTTCTTCCGTGACTACTTCTTG gaaggagatcACCGCTGGATCAACTCTGTTGCTCGAGCCCTGCAGTTACTGAACTCCCTCTATGGGCCTTTCAGCAAGGCTTATGGGATTGGCAGGTGTGCCAAG ATGAGCTATGAGTTGTGGCGGGACCTGGAGGAGGAGAGTGAGGGCGACAGCCAGGGCAGGAAGCCTGAGATTGGCAACATCTTTCTCATGGACAGAG ACACAGACTACGTCACAGCGTTGTGCTCCCAGGTGGTATACGAGGGGCTGGTGGACGACACCTTCCGTATCAAGTGTG GGAGTGTGGATTTTGGGCCAGAGGTCACCTCTTCTGACAAGAGTATTAAGGTGCTGCTCAACTCCCAGGACAAG GTCTTCAGCCAGATACGGAACGAGCATTTCTCCAGTGTGTTTGGCTTCCTGAGTCAAAAGTCACGTAACCTGCAGGCACAGTATGAC CGGCGCCGTGGGATGGACATCAAGCAGATGAAGAACTTtgtctcccaggagctgaagggacTAAAGCAAGAGCATCGCCTGCTGAGTCTGC ATATTGGTGCCTGTGAGTCcatcatgaaaaagaaaaccaagcaaGACTTTCAGGAGATGATCAAGACTGAACACT CTTTGCTGGAGGGTTTTGACATCCGCGAGAGCACCAGCTTCATAGAGGAGCACATTGACCGACAG GTGTCCCCCATTGAGAGCCTACGCTTGATGTGCCTGTTGTCCATCACTGAGAATG GTCTCATCCCCAAAGACTACCGCTCCCTGAAAACCCAGTACCTGCAG AGCTACGGGCCTGAGCACTTGCTGACCTTCCACAACCTCAAGCGCATCGGGCTGCTGACTGAGCAGTCTCCTGGAGAGACCCTGactgctgtggagagcaaagtcAGCAAGCTGGTGACAGACCGAGCCGCAG GAAAAATCACAGATGCGTTTAATTCTTTGGCCAGGAAGAGCAATTTTCGAGGCATAAGCAAGAAGCTGGGGTTG ATTCCCCGGGTGGATGGAGAGTATGACCTGAAAATGCCACGGGATATGGCGTATGTTTTCAGTGGGGCCTACGTCCCCCTGAGCTGCAAGATCATTGAACAG GTGCTGGAGCGCAAAAGTTGGCTGGGCCTGGAGGAAGTTGTGCGACTGCTCAATGGCAATGAGTTTTCTGTTACAG agagtgctgtggaggaCAGTCCTGCCTGGGAGTCTCAGCGCATCATCCTCGCGGTCTTCTTAGGAGGCTGCACCTTCTCTGAAATCGCTGCTCTTCGCTtcttggggaaggagaaag GGTACAAGTTCATCTTCCTGACAACGGCCATTACGAACAGCGCGCGGATGCTGGAGGCCATGATCGAGACAAAGGCCTGA